The Actinomycetes bacterium genome includes a region encoding these proteins:
- a CDS encoding SPFH domain-containing protein — protein sequence MADISKYPFIRHFRGAPTDHVVHLYRGMVAHSGTGQSFWFRPLSAALSLVPADDRELPLLFHARTSDFQDVTVQSTVTYRFEDPAEVAGRIDFAIDPDTGTWRTNPLDQVAHLLTELAQQYALDLLASMTLDAALAGGVTAVRAAVTEGLESDTRLAQTGISVIGVRVVAIRPEPELERALQTPTREQVQQKADKATYERRALAVERERAISENELQSQIELATRTEQLVTQQGANERRRVTEAAAAERIAVEAKAVADRLRAAARAETVRVVGAAEAETDTAKMAVYAEVDPKVLLALALRDLGRQLRTIGTLNLSPDLLSTALAQLTAPKAAGNGAGTDGS from the coding sequence AGCAAGTACCCGTTCATCCGGCACTTCCGCGGGGCTCCGACCGACCACGTGGTGCACCTGTATCGGGGCATGGTGGCTCACTCAGGGACCGGCCAGTCGTTCTGGTTTCGCCCCCTGTCGGCGGCGCTGAGCCTGGTCCCGGCCGACGACCGGGAGCTGCCACTGTTGTTCCACGCCCGCACCAGCGACTTCCAGGACGTCACCGTCCAGTCGACCGTCACCTACCGCTTCGAGGACCCGGCTGAGGTCGCGGGGCGCATCGACTTCGCCATCGACCCCGACACGGGCACCTGGCGCACCAACCCGCTGGACCAGGTCGCGCACCTGCTCACCGAGCTCGCCCAGCAGTACGCCCTGGACCTGCTGGCCTCGATGACTCTGGACGCGGCCCTGGCGGGCGGGGTCACCGCCGTCCGCGCCGCCGTCACCGAAGGCCTGGAGAGCGACACTCGGCTGGCCCAGACCGGAATCTCCGTGATCGGCGTCCGGGTCGTGGCCATCCGGCCCGAGCCGGAGCTCGAACGGGCCCTGCAGACCCCGACCCGCGAGCAGGTCCAGCAGAAGGCCGACAAGGCCACCTACGAGCGCCGTGCGCTGGCCGTGGAGCGGGAGCGGGCCATCAGCGAGAACGAGCTGCAGTCGCAGATCGAGCTGGCCACCCGCACCGAACAGCTGGTCACCCAGCAGGGCGCGAACGAGCGTCGCCGGGTCACCGAGGCCGCAGCGGCCGAGCGGATCGCCGTCGAGGCCAAGGCGGTGGCCGACCGGCTGCGGGCCGCCGCGCGCGCGGAGACGGTGCGCGTCGTCGGCGCAGCGGAGGCGGAGACCGACACCGCCAAGATGGCCGTCTATGCGGAGGTGGACCCGAAGGTCCTGCTGGCCCTCGCGCTGCGCGACCTCGGAAGGCAGCTGCGCACCATCGGCACCCTCAACCTCAGCCCGGACCTGCTGTCCACGGCCCTCGCCCAGCTCACCGCACCGAAGGCTGCTGGCAATGGGGCCGGCACGGACGGGAGCTGA